The DNA segment TGGCTACCATGTACACAGTTTTTGGAGGTATCCTGCTAAACCTTGGCGTCACATTAGCCAATCAAGGCAGTCAAGTTATTGCAAATGGATCGTATGTTGGTGCAGGTAAACTGTATTTAACCCCAAAAACTTTCACACTCGaatatttcttcttcttgccTCTAGACATTTTCAAGTTTGCCTTCATCAACTTCCCTGTGGCTAAAATATCCTGTTTTGTTAAAATGCAGGCGTTTCTTGATATTGTTTATTAGGTCCATGCAAAGGGTGAAAAAGCTAGATAAATTTGAGAAGATGATATGACTTTCAATCCTAGAACTCATGGACAGTCTCTTagttgtaaaataatttaacctCCGATTCTTGGTAATATAATtgtcccaaaattttcaaacttgcaTACAAGAGCTCTATACACTACACGTAGGAAATGATTCAAGATGAAAAAAATCTATGCAACTGAAATCCAGATCTGTATGATTCTATACAATGTATATCATAATCAGAACTTGAGATCAATGGAATTAATGAGcaactttgttttcttttttcattattattgtatttttatttttttttaaggttttggaCAAGGCAATTAACAACCCAGATTCAAGACAAATAGTTTCAGAGAAAACTTAAAAGGTGTTGTTGGAAACTTGTGTCATGGTCAAGAACAGCCCAGAGATCTATACATGATGTTCAAAGGAATGGATGACTATTTTTTGAGTTTGTGTCATGACCAAGGGGAGCCTAGAGATCTATATATGACAAACAAAGCAGTGTATCTGACCTAAtttgttagtttctcaaaggaTTTCTCTGAATATAACAGCAAAGCCTTCTGCTACCTTCCATGAGTCAAAAGCTTGAATTGGCCTCAAAATGGCCAGGAGGATTCTTGTCTTTTGGGTGCCAGCAACTGGGGAGTTAATTGGTCCATTCAAACctgtaaaatataattatatcgGTTTTAAGCTAATGGTTTGCACATGCAACaattatcaaaagaaaatttttatgggaaaatAGGAATTGGTCATCTTTCCTTTCCAACCCTTCAATTTGTCATTCCTCGGTTATAAGCATCCACCATTGTCGGAGCAGATGAGGATCCAATACAACTCAACTAATATTGACCATATCAGTTCAATTTTCAATCATTACAAAGCTCGGTTCTATTTGAGGATTATAAAAACCAAcctaattgattcaattttcacTTCCTTCGTCTACTAActaataaaaactaaaccaaaccaatattttagttttatatcATTGGGTATGTGAAAGCCCTCTTGATACCACTTGTTAAGCCAATAAAAGCTAGCATTGAAATCAATGGTTGAGTCAACGAAAAGCTCTATGTATgcaaatattttaatgaaagaGCATGAAATcccaactattattattattattcttattaatctTACGTCACCTACAAGCATCTAAATCACACaattcttactattattattattattattatcattattaatatcattattatcatgATCCTTATTAATCCTAGTGTCCTCTTTTACCTAACAAAATACCCCCATGTATTTTAACAACTCCAACAACCCCACCAActctactcattattattattttaatttattccactaCCACTCTTTGCCTCTCATAGTTacaaattactattattattattatttgtcacCCAACACAGTACCTCAAATCCAAAATCCAGAAACATgcaattcttcttcttattattttttaatcccttaagccacatatatatcatatatttatttactcatttaatttttaaaatttcattgtttagatctattcatctaaaaaaaattcaaatttccctattttcatcaatgaaacaacctatattcataatttcaattttttgatcttaaaataaattaactaaattaaccctaatctaaattaaaattttctaaaaaatatttaatttgttcaaaactaactaacgaatataatatattaatctagcgttagaatcttacctagaAAAAATCTGAACTTCTAACTTTAGACCTTCAAACCTTTAGCCCTATGTTCTCTAATTCTCTGAATTTTGGTTAATAAAGTTTTTTGAATACAGAAggcaagagaaaaaaatttaatttataccagggattattaattgtaaaaggacCATTTTACCTTTagtgagtttaattaattaatttataatttactattttgcccctaAAGTTTAATTTGGGGTTGTTATAGTCATgtcataaaaaatatgttttttgcaaaatttaaattaaaacctCAATTATCAATcgagacttcattttttaattaaaaccacaattagcaactaaaacttttaaactGAAGTCGCAATTAACaattgagacttcattttttgaTCGAAACCTCAATTGccaattaagatttcaattaattattttttactttaaaatttaattaaaaatattaaattgcaaattattgttgaaattaaaaatatatactttaataataaaaaatttatatatttaaacttaaagatctagtattacttcaataaagataaattgataATCTTAAAACAATAAAGTTATATcacatataaataagatataaaattatataatttattaatttaagatatttaatttattatatttttaagaaattaatttatttatattttgataaatttatttttattgaaataatagtatactagATCGTTAAGTttaaacatataatttttttattattaagatatatatttttaatttcaaccgttatttgtaatttaatattttttaattaaattttaaaataaaaaaactaaatcttTAATTGGTAAAGCAGGTTGGAGTTCAAAAATCAAATCTCAATtaagaattaaggtttttttttttaagggagaaTTACCCAAAAGGGTAGGCTAGGCAGAATAATTACTAAAAAGGGTGgtatcttttaataattcttgGGGAGGACTTTAATAAGCTTAATATACCAAAACTGCcctttaactaaaacttttaaaattcaaagcatttaaagcacttcacttgatttgtcaatACATTTATGGTACATGGGTcccacatttattgtaattattgatatttatattttaaatcaaaattttgggtttaacccttacaattatatataatttgttatttaaatttacaatttaaaaaaaatacttttaaaaaatattttcaaaatatcatttattgtttttttttcctttttttatttttattctaattttaaattttatgaagaaaaaaataagttttattattatataataaaaatgataatttttttatatatattttaaattgataaattatgtttttgtattaaatttaaggaagataaaatgtttaatttttcattcagattctctaaaaagaataagaaaatgatagagaatgtttaatcattcttttatttttataataaaataatttaaaaatatatatgattttttttcctttgcatagtgttttttttttttaattttcatataattttttttttcaatgcatcgggtgaatgatgttaatatatttgatatgttgaatattaataaggtataaaaggTAATCCtcaatattattacttttattataaaatacaagcacaacaaaaatatgttataattacaatataaatacacttacattacaatacattacaataaaacctaattaagaaatttatgaatttttttataaaaatggtaatttatatgatcataccatatttcacaacatacctatatcataaataatttctaaaataaaatgaaatactaatttgaattcacgtagtttatatatatatatatatatatatatacaaaaattattaaataatttcaaaacactaaataaatgttgttaatatattaatacgatgtgttaataccaatagggtatgaataaacatttttagaattattacttttataatgaaatataggtacaacataaatacattatacttacaatataaatacactatcattacaatatattacaacataatttaatttatttttatttaattttttcacgtgCTATATTACCCcatgaataattgtgagttattccatttaataggtgtgttgtgttagtcaattgaatatttatatattattcaattgatgagtgttcgtaaaaaataattatttattatattatgataacaaagtttttaattgtatgttttatatataaaacgatataataactttagaatatggtttttatttatgagatattttttttttttttacaaggttctttaaaaaatctcaagttttttttttaaaaaaaaatagcaaatttttaaacagttaattattcaaaattgacaataattttttcaaattgagAAATGTATCGTTAATTGCCTATCAACCGGTACTTATCATCATATATGGGTCCTACAACATTTATCAATctgtacttatcatcatgtatggGCCCTACATAATTGacaatctcaatttatttataaataatataaaaaacatatttaaaagtaaaattatcttttataacAGTGAGTCCTCGtagtcattattttttctagtaatcctcccttttttttttttttaatgagatggCTCTAAGCGTTGGTTGTCATGTCAAATCTCTGTTTAAAAGTGACTCTAAGAGTTGGTTGCTTGTCATTTCAAAGATGTGAATAGAGCTAAAACCAACCATTTTCCAAATTACTTGTAAAAATAAACAATCCAACATTTTCAAGAAAGGCATGGATGCCAGTCACTGTCATACTTCCATTGACACGAAAATCTCAATTACCAGTGTCATGAAGAAGAAAGAGTGACCCAATGCCATGCATGGGATTAaatcatacatttttttttctataaaaacgCTGTTTTCCCACCAAACTCCGAAATATCAGCAAGCAACACAAGTACCAGACAACTGAATCTCTTCAATCGTCTGTGACGCTAGTGCATCGTCCACCGTACTCCCTCCTTTCTCCTTCAACCTCTGCGATTCAGTTCTACTATTGGAGGTCCGCTACTGAATCTTTCTTCGTTCCACTCAGTGGTTTTTCTGTTTGGTTTCCGAGAATATTGAGgaagttttggttttttttttaaaaaaaaggaacttGGAAGCCTTgcattttattgttttctttctgGTGTTTGGTTCCTCGGAAAGTCTACAAGTCAACGTAGTTAAGCTGGCGTTTGAACCAAAACAGGGGAAAATGTGAGCACTGAAtagttttttttcctctttccttcTCCTCGAGTTTCATGATCGGGAAGCGCAGCTTAAAGCTTCGATTGGAAATTGGTTTCTTAAGTAAATATTTGCTAGTTTGATTTAAGCGGattgaaattttgtttcttaGGATTTAAACCGAGAACTCTTCCAGCGattgattattatttgtatattGCATTCGGTTGAAGATTCAGAACTATTGAAGAACTATGGTTCCATAGCCATTGAGTGTTGGTTGATTTGAcacttgatatttgtttttgaaCTTGAATCGTATGTGTTCTTTTAATGATTTAGTTTTGCTTTTGATAATTCttttttgatgaattttaatTTGTCATTTCTGCTTATAGCTTATGTTAGTGTTCAATCATGGCCAGGTCTACAGGTGTTCTTTTATTAGATGGCGGCAATACTGGCTTCACACAGCTGCTATTGCCGCAATGTGGAGTTGATGAATCAAGGAAGAGCAGTAGAGAATCTCGGTTTCTCAAGCTCAATTTCTTCTCAGAATTTCTCAAAGTTTGAGAGGCCCACATGTCATCTGCCTATGGCTGATAAATCCTTTAGATTTCAAGTAGAGATGCGAAAGAGTGAATCTCCCGTGAGCTTAGGTACAAATGGACGAGCTACTAAAATGGTTCCCACGAGTGAGATAGCGAAAAACAGAACCCCGCCCACCAAAAAAGTAGAAATAGTGAATGGCTCAAGCCGGGTTGTTAATGGAGCAAGCATAGTGAAGAGAGATACTGCAACTGCCCTGGTTAAGGCACAAAAAAGTAAAGAATCTAGAGATCTCCCACCAATGGAGGAGCTAAAGGTTCTGCCCTCTGATGAAGGTTTCAGCTGGGccaatgaaaattataattccTGGCAGAGGTCTATAGATGTTTGGTCCTTTGTTATTTCTCTACGTCTTCGCATTCTGTTGGACAATGCAAAATGGGCATATTTAGGAGGTTTTACAGAAGATAAGCAGGTGAGTTTTGTTAATCCATTATGGCTGTGATCTTTTGCAGCTTGTTAAATTCCTAACCATGGTTGGATAATAGAGATCTATTTCACTTGCTGCTTAATTATGTCTACTATGCCCATTCTTCCATTTATTTCTGGGTTATGTTGATTCATAATATTTAGTTTACTTTTTTCACTCATAAAATTCTTTCTCATTCAGAAAAACAGAAGCCGTAAAACTGCCTCATGGTTGCGGGAACGCGTTCTGCAACTTGGTCCAACTTTTATCAAATTTGGGCAGTTATCCTCAACAAGGTCAGATCTGTTTCCAAGAGAGTTTGTGGATGAGCTTGCCAAGTTGCAGGTATCCCTTTGTTGTGGGCTCTGTTTTCTTGCATTCATCTACTTCTGGATGTGGATTCCCTAGCGTATATGTAATTTTGTCCTTCACAATAAGCATGTTGGCTTATAATTTTATGAACGTCTCAGGATAGGGTACCTGCTTTTTCATCAAAAAAAGCAAGAGACTTAATTGAGAGTGAACTGGGAGCTTCAATTGAAATATTGTTCAAGGAGTTTGAAGACCAGCCAATTGCTGCAGCTAGTCTTGGTCAGGTGTTTGCTCTGTGTTTGTTTATATTCCATTCTGTTTTGGTCCAACCTTGGAGAATTATGAAATGTTTGTTCATTCTATCTTGACCTTATGAAGCTTAAAGGATATTATTTTGCCATGTGGTATGATATCAAGAACAACCTCAGAGAGAAACTTTTTCAtacaacaaaaggaaaaaattattcaagttgtaaatgaaaaagaaaaaactaatacTAATAGAGGGTAGAAAGTTGTAAACTCCATGGCTAGAGCAATGAAGGAGAACATCTACAAGCTGATGGTTGCATATAAGTGCTGAATGATGAAGTTAGACTCTTGATAATTTGAACTGACCGATAATCTTGGATATTACTATTTCCTTCTTGCAATTTTTTGTCCCTTCTGCcgatttgaattttgaagagtcCTTTTAGGTGCATCGGGCTGTCCTACATAATGGAGAGAAAGTTGTTGTGAAAGTTCAGAGGCCTGGTCTCAAGAAACTTTTTGACATCGACCTACGTAAGTGATGCACACTTTTATCATTCTCCTATCGTTATCTTGTGGCTGTTTTTGATAATGAAATATTCAAATAGTCTATTTCTCACTGCATTGGAAGCTCACCATCATTTGGCTAGTATAGTTTTGTTTCATATGGACATGCAGTTGACTCCAATTCCATCTCTCCCATTCATTTGCTTTCCTCAAATAGTTGGACTTGGTTCATGGCATCATGGATAATTAGTCAAAAGCCTATTACCATTTAACTGATGATCGTTTTTAGATGTTGAGAAAGCATAAAACTGACTAGATGACCTGCTATTATATTTTCTGCCAGATGGAACTTTGAGGTTCCTAAATtgcaattcaataattttggttAGTTTACTCAAAATTGATCCTTCCTTCCAGGAAATTTAAAGCTAATTGCAGAGTATTTTCAGAGAAGTGAAACCTTTAGTGGAGCAACAAGAGATTGGATTGGTATATATGAAGAATGTGCTACGTAAGTACAAAGCATCTATCAGTCATTTTGTGTGTTTCTTTGGTAAGAATAGTTTTACATGCTGCAAATGTGTAGTTCTGCTGGTAacattttatcatgaaaatgtTGCCCTCTATCCATAGAGTGTGTTCAAAGTTTTATGAGCTGCAAGGTTATGGTTGCTGCTGCTCACTCTTGTATTTATTTGGCTTCAGGCTTTTGTATCAAGAAATTGATTATATGAATGAAGGGAAGAATGCTGATAGATTCCGCAGGGATTTTCGAAATGTAAAGTGGGTTCGAGTACCTGTATGTTTCCATCTACAAAACCTCATGATTGTTGatgctcattttctttcatttctttctcggattttttattattattataatcttGTTATCGTGTAATTGAGTTGTGTACAGAGCAATTATTCTGTTCTTTTAAGTCTTTCTGATCCTTATTTTGAaccttttctttcctctttgtAGCTGGTGTTTTGGGATTATACTGCCACAAAGGTATTGACCTTGGAGTATGTTCCAGGTTTCAGTCTTAACTCATGATTTTAAGGGCTACAGAATTGATTTATTGTAGTAGTAGTTGAtttgatgtttctttttttaacagGCATTAAGATAAATCGGCGGGATATGCTAGATGCACAGGGTTTTAATCGTTCTCGTATTTCATCACACGCTATTGAAGCATACTTAATTCAGGTTAAGGGCCATCTCCTGTCTGATTTTGATCAAACCTGAACCTTGTTACTAGTTCCTCGTGATATACCTTGTGTAGATTATATGCACAAAGAAAAGTATGAGTTCCCTAATGACCCTCATGCATTTAAGCTATTGTTTGATGAATATTTCACTTACACTTTCTCTATGACTGAATAATTCTCTCCGGATTTGCTCATATATTAGATACTAAAAATGGGTTTCTTTCATGCTGATCCTCATCCTGGAAACCTTGCCATTGATGTGGATGAAACGATTATCTACTATGACTTTGGTATGATGGGAGAAATCAAATCTTTCACACAGGAGAGATTGCTTGAACTTTTCTATGCAATTTATGAAAAAGATGCAAAAAAGGTTTGCTTTTACTTTctcaatattgattttttttttttcattttttgattaTATTAACATGATAATCAGTGCTCTAAGTTGATTGGAATTGCATCCCTCCATTCACTCATTATGATATCCCTTGTTTGATCCTgtctctttctcttctcttcttcattatcCCATCCTTAAAATACTGTCAGCCTGGATGAATTGGGCTTAAACTGGCAAGCTGATATGTGCAGGTTATGCAAAGTCTTACAGATCTTGAAGCACTGCAACCCACAGGAGACTTGTCATCAGTATGTCATCTTCATACTGTATATACCTATAAATGTCAGGATGAGAGTCCAGCGCTCAATTTCATCATCTTCTAGTGATAAATAGGTTTTCTAGGCATTCATTCGCCCATCTCTGAAAGTTTTTTCTATTCTGTTCCTAGGTGAGGAGAtcagtgcaatttttcttggaCAATTTGTTAAGTCAGACGCCAGATCAGCCGCAGACTTTAGCTGCAATTGGTGAGGTATGCAAATATTTGTCTAAAAACTGAATAATCATGTGAGCTCCTATTTGAAACAATTAATTTTTTCGTAGTGCACAGGCAAAGACATGTGATCATTCAAACTTCTCATGCTTCCATAACTGGTAAAATGCCATTAGGCATAAAGGGGTCTCTGCTGGATCATTCATCATTGAAAACCACGAGAAGAATTTGCAATATAAGATATAGTTGGATTGACCAAAAATTGATTATGATAATTCTTATCAGAAGGTCATCAGACTCTTGCATTGGAGGAAAGTGCATTATCAATTATTGTCTCTTAGGTATCAAGTGGtagaataaaaaagaatgagGGCAGAAGACAATATCCTAGTAGCTTTTTGTGCTTTCAAGTAATGGATGTTAGGTCCTTTAACTATTCTTTGTATTCTTATTACTACTTCAGGATTTGTTTGCTATAGCCACAGATCAGCCAATCCGTTTTCCATCTACCATCACCTTTGTTCTAAAGGCATTTTCAACACTGGAaggtgctctctctctctctctctctctctctctctctctctcctgcACACATACAAATACATGCTCCCATAGCTTCATTTCCAAATAGAAAGTCACCAAATACCACTTCTCCTCATAATAGATTTCGATGCCACCTGTTCAGAAACTCCACTGTCATCTTTAAGTTTCTCTAAGTACGCTTACATAAGTGTGTAGATATGTGCGCATGCGCATATGTTTATGTTCTATGAGTAGATGAGCACACTGATCCTGATTGAATTTCTCACTTCTGAATGTGACTTTTCTTGTAGGAATTGGCTACTCACTTGATCCAGATTTTTCCTTTGTGAAGATTGCTGCACCTTATGCACAGGTTCCATTCATTTCCCTAATAATTTTATGCATCTTTTTTCCTTACGTGCTTCTCTAATGCTTTTAGTTTAGCTCTAATGATTCACACCGTATACAGGAGCTTTTAGATATACGACAGCAGCAGCGAACTGGACCACAATTTGTGCAGGAGATAAGGAAACAAGCAGACGATGTATTCTACTCTCTTCCCTTCCCACTTCAGTTCCTTCTGAAAATTGATGTTTCTTCCTTCCACATTCTGCGACACAATATGATACACATTATCAAAAGACTAAAATTCCCCCTATGAACATGTTCAGGCCAGAACCTACACCATGTCCATGCCATACAGTGTCCAGAGGATAGAAGAATTTGTGAAACAACTTGAATCAGGAGACCTGAAACTTCGAGTTCGAGTACTTGAGGTAGTCATCCACTAAATATTTTAGAAGAAATAATTACCCTTTTTTGAGACTTTGTGGGAAGTTCTCAAGAGTGACTGTTCTTGAGAGCTCAAACCCTTATGAGATGAACTCAACATTATTTTGGTTTGGGATTGAAAACAGTCTGAAAGAGCAGCTCGGAAGGCAACCATACTACAGATGGCTACCATGTACACAGTTTTAGGAGGTACCCTGCTAAGCCTTGGCGTCACATTAAGCAATCAAGGCAGTCAAGTTATCGCAAATGGTTCGTATGTTGGTGCAGGTAAACTGGTTTTAACCCCAAAAACTCACACTCAAATATTTCTTCCTCTTGCCTCTAGACATTTTCAAGTTTGCCTTCACAACTTCCCTGTGGCTGAAATATCTGGTTTTGTTGAAATGCAGGTGTTTTCTTGGTATTGTTTATTAGGTCCATGCAAAGGGTGAAAAGGCTAGATAAATTTGAGAAGATGATATGATTTTCAATCCTGGAACTCATGGACAGTCTGTCTTagttgttaaataatttaatgtccAATTCTTGGACATATAATTGTCCCAAAATTTTCAGATTTGCATACAGGAGCTGTATACACTACATGTAGGAAATGATTCAAGATGAAAAAATTCATGCAACTGAAATCCAAATCTGTACGATTCTATACAATGTGCATCATAAATAGAACTTGAGATCGATGGAATAAATGAGCaactttgatttcttttttcattattattgcATTCTCCCTTTTTTTGGGTTATGGACAAGGAAATTAACAACCCTAATTCAAAACAAACAGTTTCAGAGAAAACTTAAAAGACGCTGTTGCAAACTTGTGTCATGGTCAAGAACAGCCCAGAGATCTATACATGATGTTCAAAGGAATGGATGACCATCTTTTGAGCTTGTGTCATGGCAAGGGGAGCCTAGAGATCTATACATAACAAACAAAGGAGTGTATCTAGCCTAATTTGTCAGTATCTCAAAGGATTTCTTTGAATATAACAGCAAAGCCTTCTGCTACCTTTCATGATTCAAAAGCTTGAATTGGCCTCAAAATGGCCAGGAAGATTCTTGTCTTTTGGGTGCCAGCAACTGGGGAGTTTATTGGTCCATTCAAACctgtaaaatataattatatcgGTTTTAAGCCAATGGTTTGCACATGCAACaattatcaaaagaaaatttttatgggaaaatCAGAATTGGTTATCTTACCCTTCCAACCCTTCAATTTGCCATTCCTCGGTTGTAAGCATCCACCATTATCGAGgcagaaaattttgaaacagcTGTTTGGTGGGAAATAGAGTAGTGGCATCAATTACAACCTGCTAACTTCATTGATGAGGGTTGTTCTTCATGCCTCTGCTCGTCAGTGAGGTTAAATGATCAGATATGAAGCAGCAGAAAGAGATCAATCAAAGTGTTTGAAATCAGGGTTGATCCCAATCAGAAAACACCTAAGCCATTTGCTTTAAGAGATTGTCAGAATCCTCAGAATTTGCACCATTTTGGTTTCCATCAACCAAGTCACCTAAACTAGTTGTGTTTGAAACCCATCCAAATTTCACCATGCTTCGCAAAACCTCTGCAGCTTCATCCATGTTCCCTGCTATTTGAAAGCCTCGAGCTATGACGCTACATGTGGGAAGACCGAGCCTAAATCCACTCTCTCCTATTTCATTAAGCAATTTCAACACTTCAAAAAATTCTTCTTTCTTGCATAGGGCTTGTATTAAAGCATCATATGCAGCTACACTCATTGGCATACCTTTCACCAATATCTCATCCTTCAACTTACAGGCTTCCATCACATTCCCTTCTCTACAATAAGCATCAATCATTACATAATAGGTCATTTTATCAGGTTCAATTCCCTTTGCCACCATCTCTTCAAACAGGGCAGAAACCTCTGACATGTTCCCTATGTTGTGGTAACCATGTAAGAGTGAAGTGTAAGTTTTGGCAGTTGG comes from the Vitis vinifera cultivar Pinot Noir 40024 chromosome 12, ASM3070453v1 genome and includes:
- the LOC100263071 gene encoding protein ACTIVITY OF BC1 COMPLEX KINASE 7, chloroplastic isoform X2: MAAILASHSCYCRNVELMNQGRAVENLGFSSSISSQNFSKFERPTCHLPMADKSFRFQVEMRKSESPVSLGTNGRATKMVPTSEIAKNRTPPTKKVEIVNGSSRVVNGASIVKRDTATALVKAQKSKESRDLPPMEELKVLPSDEGFSWANENYNSWQRSIDVWSFVISLRLRILLDNAKWAYLGGFTEDKQKNRSRKTASWLRERVLQLGPTFIKFGQLSSTRSDLFPREFVDELAKLQDRVPAFSSKKARDLIESELGASIEILFKEFEDQPIAAASLGQVHRAVLHNGEKVVVKVQRPGLKKLFDIDLRNLKLIAEYFQRSETFSGATRDWIGIYEECATLLYQEIDYMNEGKNADRFRRDFRNVKWVRVPLVFWDYTATKVLTLEYVPGIKINRRDMLDAQGFNRSRISSHAIEAYLIQVMQSLTDLEALQPTGDLSSVRRSVQFFLDNLLSQTPDQPQTLAAIGEDLFAIATDQPIRFPSTITFVLKAFSTLEGIGYSLDPDFSFVKIAAPYAQELLDIRQQQRTGPQFVQEIRKQADDARTYTMSMPYSVQRIEEFVKQLESGDLKLRVRVLESERAARKATILQMATMYTVLGGTLLSLGVTLSNQGSQVIANGSYVGAGVFLVLFIRSMQRVKRLDKFEKMI
- the LOC100263071 gene encoding protein ACTIVITY OF BC1 COMPLEX KINASE 7, chloroplastic isoform X1, whose product is MAAILASHSCYCRNVELMNQGRAVENLGFSSSISSQNFSKFERPTCHLPMADKSFRFQVEMRKSESPVSLGTNGRATKMVPTSEIAKNRTPPTKKVEIVNGSSRVVNGASIVKRDTATALVKAQKSKESRDLPPMEELKVLPSDEGFSWANENYNSWQRSIDVWSFVISLRLRILLDNAKWAYLGGFTEDKQKNRSRKTASWLRERVLQLGPTFIKFGQLSSTRSDLFPREFVDELAKLQDRVPAFSSKKARDLIESELGASIEILFKEFEDQPIAAASLGQVHRAVLHNGEKVVVKVQRPGLKKLFDIDLRNLKLIAEYFQRSETFSGATRDWIGIYEECATLLYQEIDYMNEGKNADRFRRDFRNVKWVRVPLVFWDYTATKVLTLEYVPGIKINRRDMLDAQGFNRSRISSHAIEAYLIQILKMGFFHADPHPGNLAIDVDETIIYYDFGMMGEIKSFTQERLLELFYAIYEKDAKKVMQSLTDLEALQPTGDLSSVRRSVQFFLDNLLSQTPDQPQTLAAIGEDLFAIATDQPIRFPSTITFVLKAFSTLEGIGYSLDPDFSFVKIAAPYAQELLDIRQQQRTGPQFVQEIRKQADDARTYTMSMPYSVQRIEEFVKQLESGDLKLRVRVLESERAARKATILQMATMYTVLGGTLLSLGVTLSNQGSQVIANGSYVGAGVFLVLFIRSMQRVKRLDKFEKMI